A window of the Synechococcus sp. LTW-R genome harbors these coding sequences:
- a CDS encoding MGMT family protein, which translates to MDRSFDERVWQAVAQIPPGRLATYGQIAEAIGAYGCARQVGWALRRLPLPSEVPWQRVVNAKGCISLSLSREGSDWMQRDLLIAEGIPVDAQGRLPLAEFRWSPGASCGG; encoded by the coding sequence ATGGACCGGAGCTTTGATGAGCGGGTCTGGCAGGCCGTGGCCCAGATCCCGCCAGGACGGCTGGCCACCTATGGCCAAATCGCGGAGGCGATCGGCGCCTACGGCTGCGCCCGCCAGGTGGGCTGGGCCCTGCGCCGCCTGCCGCTGCCATCCGAGGTCCCCTGGCAGCGGGTGGTCAACGCCAAGGGCTGCATCTCCTTGAGCCTCAGCCGCGAGGGCTCCGACTGGATGCAGCGGGACTTGCTGATCGCCGAGGGCATTCCCGTCGATGCGCAGGGCCGGCTCCCCTTGGCCGAGTTCCGCTGGTCGCCGGGCGCTAGTTGTGGGGGATGA
- the trmH gene encoding tRNA (guanosine(18)-2'-O)-methyltransferase TrmH: MPLLPRRFERLRSVLNHRMGDLTVVMEQVDKPHNLSAILRTCDAVGVLEAHVVSLPGRPRTFNNTAKGSQKWVPLHPHPSIESCLQGLKDQGFRIYGTHLSVDAVDYRDCDFTGPSCFLMGAEKWGMSDEALALVDQPVFIPMTGMVQSLNVSVAAATLLFEALRQRERASKVPSAGEGIPGGEDSYQRILFEWSYPQVADWCRREGRPYPALTEEGEIAEDLPRTLKLRY, encoded by the coding sequence ATGCCGCTGCTTCCCCGCCGCTTTGAGCGCCTCCGCTCGGTGCTGAACCACCGGATGGGCGATCTAACGGTGGTGATGGAGCAGGTGGACAAGCCCCACAACCTCTCGGCGATCCTGCGCACCTGCGACGCCGTCGGGGTGCTCGAGGCCCATGTCGTGAGCCTGCCCGGCCGGCCGCGCACGTTCAACAACACCGCCAAGGGCAGCCAGAAATGGGTGCCACTGCACCCGCACCCGAGCATCGAGAGCTGTCTGCAGGGGCTCAAGGACCAAGGCTTCCGCATCTACGGAACCCACCTGAGCGTCGATGCGGTGGACTACCGCGATTGCGATTTCACCGGTCCCAGCTGCTTCCTGATGGGGGCGGAGAAGTGGGGCATGAGCGATGAGGCCCTGGCCCTGGTGGATCAGCCGGTCTTCATCCCGATGACCGGGATGGTCCAGAGCCTGAACGTCAGCGTCGCCGCGGCCACCCTGCTCTTTGAAGCCCTGCGCCAACGGGAGCGCGCCAGCAAGGTTCCGAGCGCCGGCGAGGGGATCCCAGGGGGCGAGGACTCCTACCAGCGCATCCTCTTCGAGTGGTCCTACCCCCAGGTGGCGGACTGGTGCCGCCGCGAGGGGCGCCCCTACCCGGCCCTGACCGAGGAGGGCGAGATCGCGGAGGACCTCCCCCGCACCCTGAAGCTGCGCTACTGA
- a CDS encoding type II toxin-antitoxin system HicA family toxin, with protein MDLRRRHRRTLELIYSRPVSGSVPWRDIEALFQELGGEISERAGSRVAVVLFGEIRVFHRPHTSPDTDKGAVAAIRQ; from the coding sequence ATGGATTTGAGGCGGCGTCACCGGCGCACTCTTGAGTTGATCTACTCCCGTCCTGTCAGTGGCAGCGTCCCGTGGCGAGACATCGAGGCTCTCTTCCAAGAGCTGGGGGGTGAGATCAGCGAGCGGGCTGGCAGCCGAGTCGCCGTTGTTCTCTTCGGTGAAATTCGGGTCTTCCACAGGCCCCATACCTCACCCGACACCGACAAAGGCGCTGTTGCCGCCATCCGCCAATAG
- a CDS encoding type II toxin-antitoxin system HicB family antitoxin has translation MTLMSLDGYQARITYNPESDQFRGEILGQSGGAEFYGSNPDELRREFKQSLEVYLEVCRERGIAPRKQFSGKFNLRIPPDLHEQLSLEAEAQGKSLNVLAKEALQKSLS, from the coding sequence ATGACCTTGATGTCCCTGGATGGTTATCAAGCCCGGATCACCTACAACCCGGAGAGCGATCAATTCCGTGGCGAGATCCTTGGTCAGAGCGGCGGGGCCGAGTTCTACGGCTCCAATCCCGATGAACTGAGACGCGAGTTCAAGCAGTCCCTTGAGGTCTATCTCGAGGTCTGCAGGGAACGCGGCATCGCTCCCCGCAAACAGTTCTCGGGCAAGTTCAACCTGCGCATCCCACCGGATCTGCACGAACAACTCAGCCTGGAGGCCGAGGCCCAGGGGAAAAGCCTGAATGTCTTGGCCAAAGAAGCCCTACAAAAAAGCCTGAGTTAA
- a CDS encoding ABC transporter permease → MARWGVVIVLVYALVAVLTPLFIHLGLLPEVNGGLENPIYAPPSWQHWCGTDRLGRDVCSRTLAGSGVALQVVVVALISALVIGVPLGMVSGYLGGWLDRVLVLLMDTLYTLPVLLLSVVLAFLLGKGLPNAAAALCVVYIPQYFRVVRNQTAQVKAELYVEAARSLGASPWWILRRYLFRNVITSVPVLLTLNAADAVLVLGGLGFLGLGLPETVPEWGSDLQQALNALPTGVWWTALYPGVAMFVLVLGLSFLGEGLESWLSGSSNNLRSEQ, encoded by the coding sequence ATGGCCCGCTGGGGTGTGGTGATCGTCCTGGTCTATGCCCTGGTGGCGGTGCTGACGCCGCTGTTCATTCACCTGGGTCTGCTGCCTGAGGTGAATGGCGGGCTGGAGAACCCGATCTATGCGCCGCCGTCCTGGCAGCACTGGTGCGGCACGGATCGCCTCGGCCGCGACGTCTGCAGCCGCACCCTGGCGGGCAGCGGGGTAGCCCTCCAGGTCGTGGTGGTGGCCCTGATTTCGGCCCTGGTGATCGGCGTACCCCTGGGGATGGTCAGCGGTTATCTCGGTGGCTGGCTGGACCGGGTCCTGGTGCTGCTGATGGACACGCTCTACACGCTGCCGGTTCTGCTCTTGTCGGTGGTGCTGGCTTTCTTGCTGGGCAAGGGCCTGCCCAATGCCGCCGCCGCCCTCTGCGTCGTCTACATCCCGCAGTACTTCCGGGTGGTCCGCAACCAGACCGCCCAGGTGAAGGCGGAGCTCTACGTGGAAGCGGCCCGCTCCCTGGGGGCGAGCCCCTGGTGGATCCTGCGCCGCTACCTCTTCCGCAACGTCATCACCTCGGTGCCGGTCCTGCTGACCCTGAACGCTGCTGATGCGGTGCTGGTGCTTGGTGGCCTGGGGTTTCTGGGGCTGGGGCTGCCGGAGACGGTGCCGGAGTGGGGCAGTGATCTGCAGCAGGCCCTCAATGCCCTGCCCACCGGGGTCTGGTGGACGGCCCTCTACCCCGGTGTAGCGATGTTTGTTCTCGTGCTCGGGCTCTCGTTCCTTGGGGAGGGGCTTGAGAGTTGGTTAAGCGGCAGCAGCAACAACCTGCGCTCGGAGCAGTAG
- a CDS encoding response regulator transcription factor → MAPGSQATRLLVADDDPKLRQLLELELGEEGYAVQSAASGMDALLAIRHEKPELVILDWMLPDLSGVEVCQRLRSTGLGVPVLMLTGRDAVADRVEALDAGADDYLVKPFSIEELLARLRALARRGTNSESGLLQIDDLVLNTASHEVSRGGAAIHLSLTEFSLLRELMREPGRVQSREQLLHSVWGEGFVGDSNVSDVYVRYLRRKLEPEGQPTLIQTVRGVGFLLKPGAPKAVVP, encoded by the coding sequence ATGGCCCCAGGCAGCCAAGCCACCCGCCTGCTGGTCGCGGACGACGATCCAAAACTGCGGCAGCTCCTGGAGCTGGAGCTCGGCGAAGAGGGCTACGCGGTCCAGAGCGCCGCCAGCGGCATGGATGCCCTACTGGCGATTCGTCACGAGAAACCAGAGCTGGTGATCCTGGACTGGATGCTTCCGGACCTCAGCGGCGTCGAGGTCTGCCAACGGCTGCGCTCCACCGGACTCGGGGTGCCGGTGCTGATGCTCACCGGCCGTGATGCCGTGGCTGATCGGGTCGAGGCCCTTGATGCGGGGGCGGACGACTACCTGGTGAAGCCGTTCTCGATCGAAGAGCTCCTGGCGCGGCTACGGGCCCTGGCCCGGCGCGGGACGAACAGCGAGTCCGGCCTGCTGCAGATTGACGACCTGGTGCTGAACACCGCCAGCCATGAGGTCAGCCGAGGCGGGGCCGCAATCCACCTGAGCCTGACGGAATTCAGCCTGCTGCGGGAGCTGATGCGCGAACCGGGGCGGGTCCAGAGCCGCGAGCAGCTGCTCCACAGCGTCTGGGGCGAAGGCTTCGTCGGCGACAGCAACGTCTCGGATGTCTACGTGCGCTACCTGCGCCGCAAGCTCGAGCCCGAGGGGCAGCCGACCTTGATCCAAACGGTGCGCGGCGTGGGCTTCCTGCTCAAACCCGGGGCCCCGAAGGCCGTGGTGCCATGA